One Pseudomonas tolaasii NCPPB 2192 genomic window carries:
- the mreB gene encoding rod shape-determining protein MreB: MFKKLRGMFSSDLSIDLGTANTLIYVRERGIVLNEPSVVAIRTHGNQKSVVAVGTEAKRMLGRTPGNIAAIRPMKDGVIADFSVCEKMLQYFINKVHENSFLQPSPRVLICVPCKSTQVERRAIRESALGAGAREVFLIEEPMAAAIGAGLPVEEARGSMVVDIGGGTTEIALISLNGVVYAESVRVGGDRFDEAIITYVRRNYGSLIGESTAERIKQEIGTAYPGGEVREVDVRGRNLAEGVPRAFTLNSNEVLEALQESLATIVQAVKSALEQSPPELASDIAERGLVLTGGGALLRDLDKLLAQETGLPVIVAEDPLTCVARGGGRALEMMDKHTMDLLSSE, translated from the coding sequence ATGTTCAAGAAACTGCGTGGCATGTTTTCCAGCGATCTTTCCATTGACCTGGGCACTGCCAACACCCTTATTTACGTGCGCGAGCGCGGTATCGTTCTGAATGAGCCATCGGTTGTGGCCATTCGGACCCATGGTAATCAGAAAAGTGTCGTTGCCGTCGGCACCGAGGCCAAGCGCATGCTCGGCCGCACACCTGGCAACATTGCTGCCATTCGTCCGATGAAAGACGGCGTGATCGCCGACTTCAGCGTCTGCGAAAAGATGCTGCAGTACTTCATCAACAAGGTTCACGAAAACAGTTTCCTGCAGCCCAGCCCTCGTGTGCTGATCTGCGTTCCGTGCAAGTCCACCCAGGTTGAGCGTCGTGCCATCCGTGAATCGGCCCTTGGCGCCGGTGCCCGCGAAGTATTCCTGATCGAAGAGCCTATGGCTGCCGCTATCGGCGCCGGCCTCCCGGTTGAGGAAGCGCGCGGTTCGATGGTGGTGGATATCGGTGGTGGTACCACTGAAATCGCCCTGATCTCCCTGAACGGTGTGGTGTATGCCGAATCCGTACGCGTCGGCGGCGACCGCTTCGACGAAGCGATCATCACCTATGTGCGCCGCAACTACGGCAGCCTGATCGGCGAATCCACCGCTGAGCGCATCAAACAGGAAATCGGCACCGCTTACCCAGGCGGCGAAGTTCGCGAAGTCGATGTTCGCGGCCGTAACCTGGCCGAAGGCGTTCCACGTGCCTTCACCCTGAACTCCAACGAAGTGCTGGAAGCTCTGCAAGAGTCCCTGGCCACTATCGTTCAGGCCGTGAAGAGCGCCCTGGAGCAATCGCCGCCGGAGCTGGCTTCCGACATCGCCGAGCGTGGCTTGGTGCTGACCGGTGGTGGCGCCTTGCTGCGTGACCTCGACAAGCTGCTGGCCCAGGAGACTGGCCTGCCGGTGATCGTCGCCGAAGACCCGCTGACCTGCGTTGCCCGTGGCGGTGGTCGTGCACTGGAAATGATGGATAAACACACCATGGACCTGCTTTCCAGCGAATAA
- a CDS encoding Maf family protein yields the protein MNSLYLASGSPRRRELLTQIGVPFTVVSAAIDETPLVNELAVAYVERLARGKAAAGFAVLEKASGACVLGADTAVIVDGQILGKPVDQADALAMLMALAGREHEVLTAIALTDGQRCETLCVSSRVRFRGISVEEATTYWHSGEPQDKAGGYAIQGLGSVFVAGLNGSYSAVVGLPVCETAQLLGQFGIPCWQNLSAR from the coding sequence ATGAATTCGCTTTATCTGGCCTCCGGCTCCCCAAGGCGGCGTGAACTGCTGACCCAGATCGGTGTGCCTTTCACCGTGGTCAGTGCCGCCATTGATGAAACTCCCCTTGTAAATGAACTCGCCGTTGCCTACGTCGAGCGCCTTGCGCGCGGCAAGGCTGCGGCGGGTTTTGCTGTGCTCGAAAAAGCCTCTGGCGCCTGCGTGCTGGGCGCCGACACGGCGGTCATCGTTGATGGGCAGATCCTCGGCAAGCCCGTGGATCAGGCCGATGCGTTGGCCATGTTGATGGCGCTTGCCGGGCGTGAACATGAAGTTCTCACCGCGATTGCCCTCACGGATGGGCAGCGTTGCGAAACGCTATGTGTAAGCAGCCGTGTACGTTTTCGCGGCATTTCTGTCGAAGAGGCTACAACCTACTGGCACAGTGGCGAACCGCAGGATAAAGCGGGCGGCTATGCTATTCAGGGGCTGGGCTCGGTGTTTGTCGCCGGGCTCAATGGCAGTTATTCCGCGGTGGTCGGTCTGCCCGTGTGCGAAACCGCGCAACTGCTCGGTCAATTCGGCATACCCTGTTGGCAAAACCTTAGCGCGCGCTGA
- the gatC gene encoding Asp-tRNA(Asn)/Glu-tRNA(Gln) amidotransferase subunit GatC has translation MALERSDVEKIAHLASLGLNDADLPQTTAALNSILGLVDQMQAVNTDGIEPLAHPLEASQRLRADVVTEVNNREVYQSIAPAVENGLYLVPKVID, from the coding sequence ATGGCGCTTGAACGCTCCGACGTGGAAAAAATCGCGCACCTGGCCTCGCTTGGCCTGAATGACGCCGATCTTCCACAGACCACCGCAGCCCTGAACAGCATTCTCGGGCTGGTTGACCAAATGCAGGCCGTGAATACCGACGGCATCGAGCCCCTGGCTCACCCGCTGGAAGCCAGCCAGCGCCTGCGCGCAGACGTCGTGACCGAAGTTAATAATCGCGAGGTCTACCAGTCCATCGCGCCAGCGGTCGAAAACGGCCTGTACCTGGTTCCGAAAGTCATCGACTAA
- the mreD gene encoding rod shape-determining protein MreD, giving the protein MAGTHSRNGWIVWLTFAIGLLLSVSPLPQFMEILRPLWLALLLAFWSLTLPHKIGMVTAMCLGLAEDVLYGTLLGQNALILTLITFLVLSLQQRLRMFPMWQQCLVILVIFGLAQLVQLWLSALTGNRQPTLALVLPALVSALLWPWVSFGLRGLRRRYKIN; this is encoded by the coding sequence ATGGCCGGTACTCATTCGCGCAATGGCTGGATCGTCTGGCTGACCTTCGCCATCGGCTTGCTGCTCAGCGTTTCGCCGTTGCCGCAATTCATGGAAATCCTGCGCCCGCTCTGGCTGGCACTGCTGCTGGCGTTCTGGTCGCTGACCTTGCCGCATAAAATCGGCATGGTCACGGCGATGTGCCTGGGCTTGGCGGAAGACGTGCTCTATGGCACCTTGCTGGGCCAGAACGCGCTGATCCTGACCTTGATCACGTTCCTGGTGCTGTCGTTGCAGCAGCGTTTGCGCATGTTCCCCATGTGGCAGCAGTGCCTGGTGATTCTGGTGATCTTTGGCTTGGCGCAATTGGTGCAACTGTGGCTCAGTGCCTTGACCGGCAACCGCCAGCCAACCTTGGCGCTGGTATTACCGGCATTGGTCAGCGCCTTGCTGTGGCCTTGGGTCAGCTTCGGTCTGCGTGGGTTGCGTCGCCGCTATAAAATCAATTGA
- the rng gene encoding ribonuclease G: MSEEILINITPMESRVAVVENGVLQEVHVERTQKRGIVGNIYKGKVVRVLPGMQAAFVDIGLDRAAFIHASEISLREGSAVESISALVHEGQSLVVQVTKDPIGSKGARLTTQLSIPSRYLVYMPRTAHVGISLKIEDEAERERLKKVVSDCVAAEGIKEAGGFILRTAAEGAGADEILMDIRYLRRLWDQIGAQIKTIGAPSVIYEDLGLALRTLRDLVSPKIEKIRIDSRETFQRTTQFVAELMPEIADRLEHYPGERPIFDLYGVEDEIQKALERKVPLKSGGYLVVDPAEAMTTIDVNTGAFVGHRNLEETIFKTNLEAATAIARQLRLRNLGGIIIIDFIDMEDEEHQRQVLRTLEKQLERDHAKTNIIGITELGLVQMTRKRTRESLEQVLCEPCSSCQGRGKLKTPETVCYEIFREILREARAYQAEGYRVLANQKVVDRLLDEESGNVAELEGFIGRTIRFQVETMYSQEQYDVVLL, from the coding sequence ATGAGTGAAGAGATTCTGATCAATATCACGCCGATGGAATCGCGCGTGGCGGTGGTAGAGAACGGTGTTCTGCAAGAGGTGCACGTCGAACGTACGCAAAAGCGCGGGATCGTCGGCAATATCTATAAAGGCAAAGTGGTGCGCGTATTGCCGGGCATGCAGGCGGCTTTCGTCGACATCGGCCTGGACCGCGCCGCGTTTATCCATGCGTCGGAGATTTCCTTACGTGAGGGCTCGGCGGTCGAAAGCATCAGCGCGTTGGTGCACGAAGGGCAGAGCCTGGTGGTGCAAGTCACCAAGGACCCCATCGGCTCCAAAGGCGCACGGCTGACCACGCAGTTGTCGATCCCGTCGCGGTACCTGGTGTACATGCCACGCACGGCTCATGTCGGCATTTCGCTGAAGATCGAAGATGAAGCCGAGCGCGAGCGCCTGAAAAAGGTGGTCAGCGACTGCGTCGCCGCAGAAGGCATCAAGGAAGCCGGTGGCTTCATCCTGCGCACCGCCGCAGAAGGCGCTGGCGCGGATGAAATCCTCATGGACATCCGTTACCTGCGGCGCCTGTGGGATCAGATCGGCGCGCAGATCAAGACCATCGGTGCCCCGAGCGTCATCTATGAAGACCTCGGCCTGGCCCTGCGTACCCTGCGCGATCTGGTCAGCCCGAAGATAGAGAAAATTCGCATCGACTCGCGGGAAACCTTCCAGCGCACCACGCAATTTGTTGCCGAACTGATGCCGGAAATTGCCGACCGCCTGGAGCATTACCCTGGCGAGCGGCCGATTTTCGACCTGTATGGCGTCGAAGACGAAATCCAGAAAGCCCTGGAGCGCAAAGTGCCGCTCAAGTCCGGCGGCTACCTGGTGGTGGACCCGGCCGAAGCCATGACCACCATTGACGTGAACACCGGCGCCTTTGTGGGGCATCGTAACCTCGAAGAAACCATATTCAAGACCAACCTGGAAGCGGCCACCGCAATTGCCCGCCAACTGCGCCTGCGCAACCTGGGCGGCATCATCATCATCGACTTCATCGACATGGAGGACGAAGAGCATCAGCGCCAGGTGTTGCGCACCCTTGAAAAGCAACTGGAACGCGATCACGCCAAGACCAATATCATCGGTATCACCGAGCTGGGCCTGGTGCAGATGACCCGTAAACGTACGCGCGAGAGCCTTGAGCAAGTGTTGTGCGAGCCCTGCAGCAGTTGCCAGGGGCGCGGCAAGTTGAAGACTCCGGAAACGGTTTGCTACGAGATTTTCCGGGAAATCTTACGGGAGGCGCGTGCCTACCAGGCCGAAGGTTATAGAGTGCTTGCCAACCAGAAAGTGGTCGATCGGTTACTGGACGAAGAGTCCGGCAACGTTGCGGAGCTGGAGGGGTTTATCGGGCGCACGATTCGCTTCCAGGTCGAAACCATGTATTCCCAGGAACAATATGACGTGGTGCTGCTCTGA
- the gatA gene encoding Asp-tRNA(Asn)/Glu-tRNA(Gln) amidotransferase subunit GatA has translation MHHMTLAEIARGLADKKFSSEELTKTLLARIAELDPQVNSFISLTEELALSQARAADVRRANGENGALLGAPIAHKDLFCTQGIRTSCGSKMLDNFKAPYDATVVSRLAAAGAVTLGKTNMDEFAMGSANESSYYGAVKNPWNLEHVPGGSSGGSAAAVAARFLPAATATDTGGSIRQPAAFTNLTGLKPTYGRVSRWGMIAYASSLDQGGPLARTAEDCAILLQGMAGFDKQDSTSIDEPVPDYSASLNTSLKGLRIGVPKEYFSAGLDPRIAELVHNSIKTLEKLGAVIKEVSLPNNQHAIPAYYVIAPAEASSNLSRFDGVRFGYRCENPKDLTELYKRSRGEGFGAEVQRRIMVGAYALSAGYYDAYYLKAQKIRRLVKNDFMAAFDEVDVIIGPTTPNPAWKLGAKNGDPVAAYLEDLYTITANLAGLPGLSMPAGFVDGLPVGVQLLAPYFQEGRLLNVAHQYQLNTDWHTRTPTGF, from the coding sequence ATGCATCACATGACTCTGGCCGAGATCGCCCGCGGTCTCGCCGACAAAAAGTTTTCTTCCGAAGAGCTGACCAAGACCCTGCTGGCGCGTATCGCCGAGCTGGACCCGCAGGTCAACAGCTTCATCAGCCTCACCGAAGAGCTGGCCCTGAGCCAGGCCAGGGCCGCCGACGTCCGTCGCGCCAACGGTGAAAACGGCGCACTGCTGGGCGCACCGATCGCCCACAAAGACCTGTTCTGCACCCAGGGCATTCGCACCAGCTGCGGCTCGAAGATGCTCGACAATTTCAAAGCGCCCTACGACGCCACCGTGGTGTCCAGGCTGGCTGCCGCCGGGGCCGTGACTCTGGGCAAGACCAACATGGACGAATTCGCCATGGGTTCGGCCAACGAATCGAGCTACTACGGCGCGGTGAAAAACCCGTGGAACCTGGAGCACGTGCCCGGCGGTTCGTCGGGCGGTTCGGCTGCAGCCGTTGCCGCGCGCTTCCTGCCGGCGGCCACCGCCACCGACACCGGCGGCTCGATCCGCCAGCCTGCGGCCTTCACCAACCTCACCGGTCTGAAGCCGACCTACGGTCGCGTTTCCCGCTGGGGCATGATTGCCTACGCGTCCAGCCTGGATCAGGGCGGCCCTCTGGCCCGCACGGCTGAAGACTGCGCAATATTGTTACAAGGTATGGCCGGGTTCGATAAACAGGACTCCACCAGCATCGATGAGCCGGTGCCGGACTACAGCGCCAGCCTCAACACTTCGCTCAAGGGCCTGCGTATTGGCGTGCCGAAAGAGTATTTCAGCGCCGGCCTCGACCCGCGCATCGCCGAACTGGTGCACAACAGCATCAAAACGCTGGAAAAGCTCGGCGCGGTGATCAAGGAAGTCAGCCTGCCAAACAATCAGCACGCGATTCCCGCCTACTACGTGATCGCCCCGGCAGAAGCGTCTTCCAACCTGTCGCGCTTCGACGGCGTGCGTTTCGGCTACCGCTGTGAAAACCCGAAAGACCTGACCGAACTGTACAAGCGCTCCCGTGGCGAAGGTTTCGGTGCCGAAGTACAACGCCGCATCATGGTCGGCGCTTACGCGCTGTCGGCCGGCTACTACGACGCGTACTACCTCAAGGCGCAGAAAATCCGTCGTCTGGTGAAGAATGACTTCATGGCCGCCTTCGATGAAGTCGACGTGATCATCGGCCCCACCACGCCGAACCCGGCCTGGAAGCTCGGCGCCAAAAACGGCGACCCGGTGGCTGCGTACCTTGAAGACCTGTACACCATCACCGCCAACCTCGCGGGCTTGCCGGGCTTGTCCATGCCTGCAGGTTTCGTCGATGGCCTGCCGGTCGGCGTGCAATTGCTCGCCCCGTATTTCCAGGAAGGCCGCCTGCTCAATGTGGCGCACCAGTACCAGTTGAACACCGACTGGCACACTCGCACCCCTACCGGCTTCTGA
- the mreC gene encoding rod shape-determining protein MreC, whose product MKPLFAKGPSLGVRLLVLVVLSVALMVVDARFALLKPVRSQMSLVLMQTYWITDLPQRLYQGVASQFGSRTELVAENEKLKTENLLLQGRMQKLAALTEQNVRLRELLNSSALVNEKVEVAELIGMDPNPFTHRIIINKGERDGVVLGQPVLDARGLMGQVVELMPYTSRVLLLTDTTHSIPVQVNRNGLRAIASGTGNPERLELRHVADTADIKEGDLLVSSGLGQRFPAGYPVATVKEVIHDSGQPFAIVRAVPTAALNRSRYLLLVFSDNRTPEERANDAAQAQEAEDKQNGTAPIVPATVPKPAFVGPPAPPAAPAAPVATPVKPAAHNARPAKPASKPAATPATTTPAAKPPATAPATTRQREE is encoded by the coding sequence ATTAAACCGCTTTTCGCCAAAGGCCCCTCATTGGGCGTGCGCTTATTGGTGCTGGTCGTGCTTTCGGTCGCGCTGATGGTGGTCGATGCCCGCTTTGCACTGCTCAAGCCCGTGCGCAGCCAGATGTCGCTGGTGTTGATGCAGACTTACTGGATCACCGACCTGCCGCAACGGCTCTATCAGGGCGTGGCCAGCCAGTTCGGCAGCCGCACCGAGCTTGTCGCCGAGAACGAAAAACTCAAGACTGAAAACCTGCTGTTGCAGGGGCGCATGCAGAAGCTGGCTGCCCTCACCGAGCAGAACGTTCGGCTGCGCGAGTTGCTTAACTCCTCGGCACTGGTCAACGAAAAGGTTGAAGTGGCCGAGTTGATCGGCATGGACCCCAACCCTTTCACCCATCGAATCATCATCAACAAGGGTGAGCGCGATGGTGTGGTACTTGGACAGCCGGTACTCGATGCCCGTGGCCTGATGGGGCAGGTGGTCGAGTTGATGCCCTACACCTCGCGGGTGTTGTTGCTGACGGACACTACTCACAGCATTCCGGTGCAGGTCAACCGCAACGGCTTGCGTGCGATTGCCAGCGGGACCGGTAATCCGGAACGCCTGGAATTGCGCCATGTGGCGGACACCGCAGACATCAAGGAAGGCGACCTGCTGGTCAGTTCCGGCCTGGGTCAGCGGTTCCCGGCGGGTTACCCGGTGGCGACCGTCAAGGAAGTCATTCACGATTCCGGCCAGCCGTTCGCCATTGTGCGAGCCGTACCGACCGCCGCCTTGAACCGCAGTCGTTATCTGTTGCTGGTATTCAGTGACAACCGCACCCCGGAAGAACGCGCCAACGACGCCGCCCAGGCTCAGGAAGCGGAAGACAAGCAAAACGGCACGGCGCCGATAGTGCCTGCCACAGTGCCCAAGCCTGCCTTCGTCGGGCCGCCCGCGCCTCCTGCCGCCCCCGCAGCGCCCGTCGCTACCCCGGTCAAGCCCGCTGCTCATAATGCGCGTCCAGCCAAACCGGCAAGCAAGCCTGCAGCCACACCTGCTACCACGACGCCCGCAGCCAAGCCGCCGGCGACCGCCCCGGCAACCACGCGGCAGAGGGAGGAATAA